From Bacillus sp. Bos-x628, the proteins below share one genomic window:
- the mgtE gene encoding magnesium transporter — protein MIQNITYDELILRIIILLRDGKHKEFKNIMEELQPYDMAYLFKELPEKHRSRFLTFLTVEDITEMMGELEREYQEIVLEKVGKDKATFVTNKMDNDDLANLFDEMDDDLKDQLLSNMEAEESKAVQLLMNYPAETAGRIMTDRYVWIPQHYTVQDAVVKLKSFAEIAESINYLYVINDQKQLVGVLSYRDLILGEPDEKVQDLMFTRVIAVGAFQDQEEIAKLIERYDFLAIPVVEENNVLVGIVTVDDIIDVVIQEAGEDYEKFAASGKDITFDTPAFVAAYRRLPWLILLLFIGLISGSILNYFEDTLQQVVALAFFMPMIAGMTGNTGTQSLAVVIRGLSKEELTKKTIMRLIFRELKTSIYIGIVCSIIITVVAMVWQGNMILGFVVGSSLLATLIIGTMAGTIVPIILHKLNVDPAIASGPLITTLNDILSLLIYFGIATAFLHTLM, from the coding sequence ATGATACAAAATATTACGTATGATGAACTCATTTTAAGAATCATTATTTTATTAAGAGACGGCAAACACAAAGAATTTAAAAACATTATGGAAGAGCTTCAGCCGTACGATATGGCCTATTTGTTTAAGGAGCTCCCGGAAAAACATCGCAGTCGCTTCCTGACATTTTTAACAGTAGAAGACATTACTGAAATGATGGGAGAACTTGAGCGGGAATATCAAGAAATTGTCCTTGAAAAAGTAGGTAAAGACAAAGCCACCTTCGTGACAAACAAAATGGATAACGATGATTTGGCCAACTTATTTGATGAAATGGATGATGATCTAAAAGATCAGTTGTTATCAAACATGGAAGCAGAAGAATCAAAAGCAGTCCAGCTTCTCATGAATTACCCTGCTGAAACAGCGGGACGTATTATGACCGACCGTTACGTGTGGATTCCTCAGCACTATACCGTTCAGGATGCTGTCGTAAAGCTGAAGAGTTTTGCAGAAATTGCAGAATCCATCAACTATTTATATGTCATTAATGATCAAAAACAGCTTGTTGGTGTTCTCTCATATCGTGATCTGATTTTAGGTGAACCTGATGAGAAAGTGCAGGACCTCATGTTTACAAGGGTGATTGCAGTTGGGGCGTTTCAAGATCAGGAGGAAATCGCAAAACTGATTGAACGTTATGACTTCCTCGCAATTCCTGTTGTTGAAGAAAACAATGTACTTGTCGGGATTGTCACAGTAGATGATATCATTGATGTTGTCATTCAAGAGGCGGGAGAAGACTATGAAAAATTTGCTGCTTCTGGTAAAGATATTACGTTTGACACACCAGCTTTTGTTGCGGCGTATCGCCGTCTTCCTTGGCTGATCCTGCTTTTATTCATTGGATTGATTTCAGGCAGTATCTTGAATTATTTTGAGGATACCCTTCAACAAGTGGTCGCACTTGCCTTCTTTATGCCAATGATCGCAGGCATGACTGGGAATACAGGAACACAATCTCTTGCGGTCGTCATTAGAGGACTATCAAAAGAAGAATTAACGAAAAAAACAATCATGCGACTCATTTTCAGAGAGCTTAAAACAAGTATTTATATCGGTATTGTCTGTTCCATTATCATTACGGTGGTTGCAATGGTATGGCAGGGAAACATGATATTAGGTTTTGTTGTTGGTTCCTCGCTCCTTGCCACACTGATCATTGGAACAATGGCAGGAACCATTGTTCCAATTATTTTACACAAATTGAATGTGGATCCGGCGATTGCATCTGGACCGCTGATCACCACATTAAATGATATTTTATCACTGCTCATTTATTTTGGGATTGCGACAGCTTTCCTCCATACACTGATGTAA
- a CDS encoding MerR family transcriptional regulator has product MTQEDVSYKDKKVISIGIVSELTGLSVRQIRYYEERKLIYPQRSTRGTRKYSFSDVERLMHIANKREDGVQTAEILKDMKKKEQALKSGQFKKKMLEGQINAHFRYKNQ; this is encoded by the coding sequence ATGACGCAGGAAGATGTATCTTATAAAGATAAAAAAGTCATTTCTATCGGGATTGTCAGTGAATTAACCGGACTATCTGTCAGGCAAATCCGATATTATGAGGAACGAAAGCTCATCTACCCCCAGCGATCGACGAGAGGCACAAGGAAATATTCTTTTTCTGATGTGGAACGTTTAATGCATATTGCCAATAAACGGGAAGATGGTGTGCAGACAGCAGAAATTTTAAAAGACATGAAGAAAAAGGAACAAGCCTTAAAAAGCGGACAATTCAAGAAAAAAATGCTTGAGGGGCAGATCAATGCACACTTTCGATACAAAAACCAATAA
- a CDS encoding stress protein gives MRQILKEALEKERQYYTQRLCSLGVYSHDMTKNMTISDLKKEYHFFFNKKHRHL, from the coding sequence GTGCGTCAAATATTAAAAGAAGCGTTAGAAAAAGAAAGACAATATTATACACAAAGACTTTGCTCGTTAGGTGTTTATAGCCATGACATGACCAAAAATATGACAATAAGTGACTTAAAAAAAGAGTATCACTTTTTTTTCAACAAAAAACACCGCCATCTGTGA
- a CDS encoding PepSY domain-containing protein: protein MSKKMKMGLALAGFFAVLAAFVMLMIQTIDQKILSESEIKQIIAKDYNGNITNVALINHKQDYTLILENSNGIYQMIVSSASGQMKEIKQLKSYQTPNEKNVALQAEEAAVKKVNGTVIQKKEKSDRFIFTIQSKKELYQVDVNKHTLKVIEAEKKKPASKEKKLTKITVEEAIQIAVKEVGGTVDDADLETYRGMLVFEVELHLIDGREAEVLVNAYTGDIEGITYEN from the coding sequence ATGTCTAAAAAAATGAAAATGGGGCTTGCCCTCGCAGGATTTTTCGCCGTTCTTGCGGCTTTTGTGATGCTGATGATTCAAACCATTGATCAGAAAATATTAAGTGAATCAGAGATCAAACAAATCATTGCAAAAGACTACAATGGAAACATTACAAATGTAGCTTTAATCAATCATAAACAGGATTATACGTTGATACTTGAAAATTCAAATGGCATTTATCAAATGATTGTATCTTCCGCAAGCGGTCAAATGAAAGAGATCAAACAATTAAAAAGCTATCAAACGCCAAATGAAAAAAATGTAGCTCTTCAAGCAGAAGAAGCAGCTGTCAAAAAAGTAAACGGGACAGTCATACAAAAGAAAGAAAAGTCAGATCGTTTTATTTTTACGATCCAATCAAAAAAAGAGTTATATCAAGTGGATGTGAATAAACATACCTTGAAAGTCATTGAAGCTGAAAAGAAAAAACCAGCCTCTAAAGAAAAAAAGCTGACCAAAATCACTGTAGAGGAAGCCATTCAAATTGCTGTAAAAGAAGTCGGGGGAACAGTTGACGATGCAGACCTTGAAACGTATAGGGGCATGCTTGTGTTTGAAGTTGAGCTACATTTAATAGATGGACGTGAGGCAGAGGTGCTTGTCAATGCATATACAGGAGATATTGAGGGGATTACGTACGAAAATTAA
- a CDS encoding EAL domain-containing protein: MTHLTGSYNGWLVFLSVTVAAVASYSALHLASRVIQSSGAKKNGWLVIGALVMGVGIWSMHFIGMMALHLRSGITYETPLLILSILASFIGSLIAFSICIKQQLSLRRLLISSITMGSAICSMHYLGMESMANVTIHYDPILFFLSFFIAVIASFFSMKFFFRLHQSVKKQHDHFFKIAGALVMGGAIAGMHYIGMAASTIFYHSDGQEAAGGSFVTSPFSLSIFIGLVTLIVQTIMIFGAFIDHRIMTQSEKLKENEQRFQSLIKHNIDGIIVLSIDRKILSANDTGKQILKICQASIGDVISEHIMPSKVWEDFVNQSKKAVTRDAEIKAADRFYYYHMTYIPVHVNKKLDSIYVICKDLTKQRIAEKEIHVMAHYDALTELPNRRHGINHLNDVLSSQEETGTSTAVLFLDLNRFKIINDALGHNIGDLLLKAAANRLTQCLPPNGFIARLGGDEFLMIFSHMDADIQKIKRLSKNIIRQFERPFFIQNHQLITSISIGIAISPQNGIDGMELMRKADMAMYLSKKHKQSRFEFFTESMERSSENRLSRELELRDAIQREQFVLHYQPQISAKTRKVTGVEALVRMKAPDGSLKLPDAFIELAEESGLIIDIGRWVIDTACHQAKIWYDKGLSIPVAVNLSAKQFNSEDLTDLIKLTLKKYDVKPCLLELEVTESMTMDNIKQSKQILTSLKHLGVRISIDDFGTGHSSLSYLKDLPIHRLKIDKSFIEDILSDSKSEQITGAIIAMGHQLSLEVIAEGVENFAQAQLLSAQGCDDLQGFYYAKPLPASEIEKFIAYPAWQLET; the protein is encoded by the coding sequence TCTTATCTATTTTGGCTTCTTTTATCGGTTCTTTGATTGCCTTTTCTATATGCATCAAGCAGCAATTATCATTGAGACGATTGCTTATTAGTTCCATCACAATGGGGTCTGCTATTTGCAGTATGCACTATCTTGGAATGGAATCAATGGCCAATGTGACGATTCATTATGACCCAATTTTATTTTTCCTTTCGTTTTTCATTGCTGTGATTGCTTCTTTCTTTTCAATGAAGTTTTTTTTTCGACTCCATCAATCTGTAAAAAAACAGCATGATCATTTTTTCAAGATTGCGGGTGCACTTGTAATGGGCGGGGCCATTGCTGGAATGCATTATATAGGAATGGCTGCTTCAACAATTTTTTATCATTCTGATGGACAAGAAGCTGCAGGTGGTTCTTTTGTCACGAGTCCATTCAGCCTGTCCATTTTCATTGGATTGGTTACTTTAATTGTACAAACGATTATGATCTTTGGTGCATTTATTGACCATCGCATCATGACACAATCAGAAAAGTTAAAAGAAAATGAGCAGCGCTTCCAATCGCTCATAAAACATAATATCGATGGCATCATTGTGTTATCTATCGATCGAAAGATACTTTCTGCTAATGATACAGGCAAACAAATTTTAAAAATCTGCCAAGCCTCAATCGGTGACGTTATCAGTGAACACATTATGCCTAGTAAGGTGTGGGAGGACTTTGTCAATCAATCAAAAAAAGCCGTCACACGTGATGCGGAAATCAAAGCGGCGGATCGATTTTATTATTATCATATGACATACATACCCGTACATGTCAACAAAAAGCTCGATAGCATCTATGTCATCTGTAAAGATTTAACGAAACAGCGGATTGCAGAAAAGGAAATACATGTGATGGCCCATTATGATGCACTCACCGAGCTGCCAAATAGACGGCATGGCATCAACCATTTAAATGATGTCCTTTCCTCCCAAGAGGAGACAGGGACATCAACAGCCGTTCTTTTCCTTGATCTGAACCGCTTCAAAATCATCAATGATGCACTTGGGCATAACATAGGTGATTTGCTGCTCAAAGCTGCCGCAAACAGGCTGACACAGTGTTTACCTCCGAATGGATTTATTGCCAGATTAGGCGGAGACGAATTTTTAATGATTTTTTCTCATATGGATGCTGATATACAAAAAATCAAACGTCTTTCTAAAAATATTATTCGACAATTTGAGCGCCCTTTCTTTATCCAGAATCACCAGCTCATTACGTCAATTAGTATCGGGATTGCCATCTCTCCGCAAAACGGCATTGATGGAATGGAACTGATGAGAAAAGCAGATATGGCGATGTATTTATCGAAAAAGCATAAGCAAAGCCGCTTTGAATTTTTCACAGAATCAATGGAAAGATCGAGTGAAAACAGATTAAGTCGAGAGCTAGAATTAAGAGATGCAATTCAAAGAGAACAATTCGTTCTTCATTATCAGCCGCAGATCAGTGCCAAAACAAGAAAGGTGACAGGAGTAGAAGCTCTTGTGAGAATGAAAGCACCAGATGGATCATTGAAATTGCCTGATGCATTCATTGAATTAGCTGAGGAATCAGGTCTGATCATTGATATCGGTCGATGGGTCATTGATACAGCGTGTCATCAGGCAAAAATATGGTATGACAAAGGCTTAAGTATTCCGGTGGCTGTTAATTTATCTGCCAAGCAGTTCAACTCTGAAGACTTAACTGATTTGATCAAGCTGACGCTAAAGAAATACGATGTAAAACCGTGCTTACTGGAGCTTGAAGTAACTGAAAGTATGACAATGGACAACATTAAACAATCTAAACAAATTCTGACATCACTCAAACACCTTGGCGTTCGTATTAGTATTGATGATTTTGGTACAGGGCATAGTTCACTAAGCTATTTAAAAGATTTACCGATCCACAGACTTAAAATAGACAAGTCCTTTATTGAAGACATTCTTAGTGATTCAAAGTCTGAGCAGATCACAGGTGCCATCATAGCCATGGGGCATCAATTATCTCTTGAAGTGATTGCAGAAGGCGTTGAAAACTTCGCACAGGCGCAACTTCTATCCGCACAGGGCTGTGACGACTTGCAAGGCTTTTATTATGCAAAGCCGCTTCCAGCAAGCGAAATCGAGAAATTTATTGCGTATCCCGCTTGGCAACTTGAAACATAA
- a CDS encoding PepSY domain-containing protein, translating into MMKKVLVATALTGALVAGGITLQAQNTNQTANAEQVVQNKSSFVSKKQAEKAALKVVKGYVDDVDLERKKGKWVYEVEIKKGGFEYKVYVDAKTGKALNDPVKEKKQNVKITKKQAEQIALAKAKGTVTDSDLDKENGVYIYEIEITTPNGNEADFEISAKTGKILKQEWGDE; encoded by the coding sequence ATGATGAAAAAAGTACTAGTAGCTACCGCATTAACAGGAGCACTTGTTGCAGGTGGTATCACACTTCAAGCGCAAAATACAAATCAAACGGCAAATGCAGAACAAGTGGTTCAAAATAAATCATCGTTTGTGTCGAAAAAACAAGCTGAAAAAGCAGCCTTAAAAGTGGTGAAGGGCTATGTAGACGATGTGGACCTTGAGCGTAAAAAAGGAAAATGGGTGTATGAGGTCGAGATTAAAAAAGGCGGCTTTGAATATAAAGTATACGTAGATGCGAAGACTGGAAAGGCACTAAATGATCCAGTGAAAGAAAAGAAACAAAATGTGAAAATCACAAAAAAACAAGCTGAACAGATTGCATTAGCGAAAGCAAAAGGTACGGTCACGGATTCAGACTTAGATAAAGAGAATGGTGTGTACATTTATGAAATCGAAATCACCACTCCAAACGGCAATGAAGCCGATTTTGAGATATCTGCAAAAACAGGAAAAATTTTAAAGCAAGAATGGGGTGATGAATGA
- a CDS encoding ATP-binding protein, with protein sequence MRLKNKIQLYTSLSLFLMVLLFHTAIYFIFSFTLTQKDMSRLSEVAENIAIALKKSEEEGLPSSELLRAYLPQNGMIRVVTEKGQSKLTITKELTFSSLPFTYESGQTAEIKEYRKHMIAFAAIPVIWTNGEIVSLQVYEKIENTEENLALLKMILIAAGILFIVLSYFAGHILTKQIVRPISKMINTMKASMREKAFKRIELTGDSKDELYQMGQTFNEMSEILEKHYEKEQQFLHDASHELKTPITVIMSYSNLLKRWGQTRPEVIEESSQAIHDEAKKMKRLTDQLLTLAKNDQPPYLEMKQVDIADICKQVSHTLEVATNRTIRLHVQTKQPIFAEGDKEKIKQLLTILIDNAVKYSAEPVDVTCGLAGDTPFISVCDKGIGMREEDLPKIFDRFFRVDEARNRETGGTGLGLSIAKQIAEEHGAELKVDSRIGEGTNVTILFRK encoded by the coding sequence ATGAGATTAAAAAATAAAATCCAACTTTATACCTCGTTGTCTTTGTTTTTAATGGTGCTCTTATTTCATACAGCTATTTACTTTATTTTTTCGTTTACGCTTACGCAAAAAGATATGTCACGATTGTCTGAGGTGGCTGAAAATATTGCGATTGCTTTAAAAAAATCGGAAGAAGAGGGACTCCCATCCTCTGAGCTGCTTAGGGCATACCTTCCTCAAAATGGAATGATTCGTGTTGTTACAGAGAAAGGTCAATCTAAGCTGACCATAACAAAGGAATTGACATTTAGTTCGCTCCCTTTTACATATGAATCTGGTCAGACAGCCGAAATAAAAGAATACCGCAAGCATATGATTGCCTTTGCTGCCATTCCAGTTATTTGGACAAATGGAGAAATTGTGTCTCTTCAAGTATATGAAAAGATTGAAAACACGGAAGAAAACTTAGCATTATTAAAAATGATTTTAATCGCTGCTGGAATTCTTTTTATTGTTCTTTCCTATTTCGCAGGTCATATATTAACAAAACAAATCGTTCGTCCAATTAGCAAAATGATCAATACAATGAAGGCAAGTATGAGAGAGAAGGCTTTTAAACGGATTGAATTAACAGGGGATTCTAAGGATGAATTGTATCAAATGGGACAAACCTTTAATGAAATGTCAGAAATACTTGAAAAGCATTATGAGAAAGAACAGCAATTTTTACATGACGCCTCACATGAATTAAAGACACCGATTACCGTTATCATGAGCTATAGCAATTTACTGAAACGTTGGGGGCAAACAAGACCCGAGGTTATCGAAGAATCCTCTCAAGCGATTCATGATGAAGCGAAAAAAATGAAGAGACTGACAGATCAACTATTAACGCTTGCAAAGAATGACCAGCCGCCTTATTTAGAAATGAAGCAAGTCGATATTGCTGACATTTGCAAGCAGGTGAGTCATACACTTGAAGTTGCAACAAATCGGACAATTCGCCTTCATGTACAAACAAAACAGCCGATTTTCGCAGAGGGGGATAAGGAGAAAATCAAACAGCTTTTGACCATTTTGATTGATAATGCGGTCAAATATAGTGCAGAGCCAGTTGATGTGACCTGCGGGTTAGCAGGAGACACGCCGTTTATTTCTGTTTGTGATAAAGGAATTGGCATGAGAGAAGAGGACCTGCCAAAAATTTTTGACCGCTTTTTCCGCGTGGATGAAGCGAGAAACAGGGAGACAGGCGGAACCGGTCTTGGTCTATCGATAGCGAAACAAATTGCTGAAGAGCATGGAGCAGAGCTGAAGGTAGACAGCCGTATTGGCGAAGGAACAAATGTGACAATTCTTTTTCGGAAATGA
- a CDS encoding MarR family transcriptional regulator, translating to MMRLSFNEEEVERSMTLYKVFARAFKSVSEHSIRDSKEHGFNPTEFAVLELLYTRGAQKLQQIGSRLLLVSGNVTYVIDKLERNGFIEREQDPKDKRSVYAHLTDKGRSYLDKIYPIHSLRIARAFSGLTRDEQEQLIRLLKKAGIHSQHLLFR from the coding sequence GTGATGAGACTATCGTTTAATGAAGAAGAAGTAGAACGGTCAATGACGCTTTACAAGGTTTTTGCAAGAGCATTTAAAAGCGTTTCAGAACACAGTATTAGAGACAGCAAGGAGCACGGGTTTAATCCAACTGAATTTGCAGTTCTTGAATTGCTTTACACGCGAGGCGCTCAAAAACTTCAGCAAATCGGCTCACGACTCCTGCTTGTAAGCGGAAATGTCACGTATGTGATTGACAAGCTAGAACGAAATGGTTTCATTGAAAGGGAGCAAGACCCGAAGGATAAACGATCTGTTTATGCTCATTTAACAGATAAAGGACGTAGCTATCTTGATAAGATTTATCCGATCCATTCCCTTCGTATTGCAAGAGCTTTTTCTGGTCTGACGCGTGATGAACAGGAGCAATTGATTCGTTTGCTCAAAAAAGCAGGTATTCACAGTCAACATTTATTATTTAGATAA
- a CDS encoding S8 family peptidase, with translation MKGEIRLIPYEVKANVMEAKETPESIQEIKAPELWSSGFKGKGITIAVLDTGCDTEHPDLKDQIVGVKNFTDDDNGDAENVKDYNGHGTHVAGTIAATDRNGGILGVAPEAKLLIVKVLGGENGSGKYEWIINGINYAVEQKVDIISMSLGGPSNEPELQKAIEEAVKSGVLVVCAAGNEGDGDERTEEFSYPAAYNEVIAVGSVSLARESSEFSNANKEIDLVAPGEDILSTLPNHKYGRLTGTSMAAPHVSGALAIIKNAEEEAFQRKLTEPEVYAQLVRRTLPLKQAKTLVGNGFLYLTAQDVLLEKTVEADLLSI, from the coding sequence ATGAAAGGTGAAATTCGCTTAATTCCGTATGAAGTAAAAGCCAATGTGATGGAAGCGAAAGAGACGCCGGAAAGTATTCAGGAGATTAAAGCACCCGAACTTTGGTCAAGTGGCTTCAAAGGAAAAGGCATAACCATTGCTGTCCTTGATACAGGTTGCGACACAGAGCACCCCGATTTAAAAGATCAGATTGTCGGCGTGAAGAACTTTACTGATGATGATAACGGAGACGCTGAGAATGTAAAAGACTACAATGGGCATGGTACCCATGTAGCGGGAACGATTGCGGCAACAGATCGAAATGGCGGAATTCTAGGCGTAGCCCCCGAAGCAAAACTGCTCATTGTGAAAGTTCTTGGCGGTGAAAACGGTAGCGGCAAATATGAATGGATTATTAACGGCATTAACTATGCGGTAGAGCAAAAGGTTGATATTATCTCCATGTCTCTTGGTGGTCCAAGCAATGAGCCAGAATTACAGAAAGCGATTGAAGAAGCTGTGAAAAGTGGTGTACTTGTTGTCTGTGCGGCAGGAAACGAAGGTGATGGCGATGAACGTACTGAAGAGTTCTCCTATCCAGCTGCTTACAATGAAGTGATTGCTGTCGGCTCTGTCTCACTTGCAAGAGAATCCTCCGAGTTTTCCAATGCAAATAAAGAAATCGACCTCGTCGCTCCAGGAGAAGACATTTTATCCACTCTCCCTAATCATAAATACGGTAGATTAACCGGCACTTCTATGGCTGCCCCACATGTTAGCGGTGCACTAGCCATTATTAAAAATGCCGAAGAAGAAGCCTTCCAGCGCAAGCTGACAGAACCAGAAGTATATGCTCAGCTCGTAAGAAGAACCCTTCCACTCAAACAGGCAAAAACACTTGTAGGGAATGGATTTTTATATTTAACAGCACAAGATGTACTTTTAGAAAAAACAGTCGAAGCAGACCTTTTATCCATCTAG
- a CDS encoding response regulator transcription factor, giving the protein MNKGKILVIEDEKKIARVISLELEYEGYEVTMKDTGMKGLQALEEDSFDLVLLDVMLPELSGLEVLRRVRKTNTATPIILITARGSVPDKVSGLDLGANDYITKPFEIEELLARIRAQLRFHTSVQEENEAELRLADLTVNEKTREIIRDGQMLELTPREYDLLVYLLKHQQQVLTRDQLLTAVWGFDYFGDTNVVDVYIRYLRKKVDYPFEKQLIHTVRGVGYVMKG; this is encoded by the coding sequence ATGAATAAAGGGAAGATACTCGTGATCGAAGATGAAAAGAAAATTGCAAGAGTGATATCACTTGAACTTGAATATGAAGGATACGAAGTCACAATGAAAGATACAGGCATGAAAGGACTCCAGGCTCTTGAAGAAGATAGCTTCGATTTAGTGCTGCTTGACGTCATGCTTCCGGAATTGAGCGGGCTTGAAGTGCTCAGAAGGGTTCGGAAAACGAATACGGCAACACCCATTATTTTAATTACTGCAAGAGGTAGTGTTCCTGATAAAGTGAGCGGCCTTGATCTTGGGGCAAACGATTATATAACGAAGCCATTTGAAATTGAAGAATTATTGGCACGAATTAGAGCGCAGCTAAGATTCCATACAAGTGTCCAAGAAGAAAATGAAGCTGAACTGAGACTGGCGGATTTGACTGTCAATGAGAAAACAAGAGAAATAATAAGAGATGGTCAAATGCTGGAGCTTACACCAAGAGAATATGATCTGCTTGTTTATTTGCTGAAACATCAGCAGCAAGTGCTCACAAGAGATCAACTTTTAACAGCCGTATGGGGCTTTGATTATTTCGGTGACACAAATGTGGTGGATGTTTATATCCGTTATTTGCGTAAAAAAGTCGATTACCCATTTGAAAAACAGTTGATCCACACGGTGAGAGGTGTGGGTTATGTGATGAAAGGGTAA